One segment of Coleofasciculus sp. FACHB-1120 DNA contains the following:
- the pyrC gene encoding dihydroorotase has product MQKLTITRPDDWHLHLRDGAALKAVLPHTVRQFARAIIMPNLKPPVRSVADAAAYRDRILAAIPAGKQFEPLMTLYLTDNTSPEEIIRAKESQFVKAVKYYPAGATTNSDFGVTDIRQCDRVFEAMQQVDMPLLLHGEVTDQSVDMFDREKVFIERQLIPLKQRFPNLRVVLEHVTTSDAVQYVLSANNIAATITPQHLLFNRNILFQGGIRPHFYCLPILKREEHRLALLQAATSGNPKFFLGTDSAPHPRNGKESSCGCAGCYSALHAMELYTEAFESVDALDKLEAFASFYGPDFYQLPRNTEQITLGRTTWRVPDEVPFTEFGLVPLRAGQEMTWQMLDASMAEAN; this is encoded by the coding sequence ATGCAAAAGCTTACGATCACCCGACCCGACGACTGGCATCTACATCTACGCGACGGTGCGGCTCTGAAAGCGGTTCTGCCCCACACGGTTCGTCAGTTTGCCCGCGCTATCATCATGCCGAACTTGAAGCCCCCAGTCCGCTCGGTAGCTGATGCGGCGGCTTATCGCGATCGCATCCTTGCAGCAATTCCGGCTGGCAAACAGTTTGAGCCACTGATGACGCTCTACCTCACCGACAACACCAGCCCCGAAGAAATTATCCGGGCTAAAGAATCCCAGTTTGTCAAAGCGGTCAAGTACTACCCAGCCGGTGCAACGACCAATTCAGACTTTGGTGTGACGGACATTCGTCAGTGCGATCGCGTCTTTGAAGCGATGCAGCAGGTAGACATGCCTTTACTACTGCACGGGGAAGTGACCGATCAAAGTGTCGATATGTTTGATCGTGAGAAGGTATTTATCGAGCGACAGTTGATCCCCCTCAAGCAGCGATTTCCTAACCTGCGCGTGGTGCTTGAACACGTTACCACCTCAGATGCTGTGCAGTATGTCCTGTCTGCAAACAACATCGCTGCAACGATCACCCCACAACATTTGTTATTTAACCGCAATATCCTATTTCAAGGTGGCATTCGCCCCCATTTTTATTGCCTGCCAATTTTGAAACGTGAGGAGCATCGCCTGGCCCTTCTGCAAGCGGCAACCTCTGGCAATCCTAAGTTTTTTCTTGGCACCGATAGCGCCCCCCATCCCCGCAATGGCAAAGAAAGTTCCTGTGGCTGTGCGGGTTGCTACTCGGCTCTGCATGCGATGGAGTTATACACAGAAGCTTTTGAGAGCGTTGATGCACTCGATAAACTTGAAGCTTTCGCCAGCTTCTATGGGCCAGATTTTTATCAACTCCCGCGCAATACTGAACAGATTACTTTGGGCAGAACGACCTGGCGCGTTCCCGATGAAGTGCCATTTACTGAATTCGGACTTGTGCCCTTACGGGCAGGTCAGGAGATGACGTGGCAAATGCTTGACGCTAGCATGGCTGAAGCTAATTGA
- a CDS encoding right-handed parallel beta-helix repeat-containing protein: MSKVHSSGLSLLLIFGAPIISLGLGAKPGLAITTYYVATNGSDSNSGTQSSPFATITYAAYKAKPGDTVYVRGGTYSFTKEQYIGSIGTSSNPIRYQSYPGEKAILDGSKTPSNTNIVNLAGAYNIFKGFEVKNSKFTGIVSWGGNNLQILNNTIYNSYRNGIFVGYDKDMTTASNIRIDGNTVYLNCLANKSRTLSGGWDQGIASGRASNITISNNHVYQNYGEGIDFILTKGGVASKNKVHDNYSVNLYLDNATDITVERNHIYTTNNTNFYRDGKPASGIQAANEYYDFSNPVNNIKIRNNIVTGGNTGFAYFSTYGRGGGLKNFVIANNTFYKATRAILLIHSDPGHTNNLIANNIFYQTGSVAMTEIPAKTGLAFRNNGWYGGSAGIAVGTGDITSNPLLVNPGTTVATDYKLKLGSLAIETGTTLTQVTNDYAGSSRPLGLKHDIGAYEFFK; the protein is encoded by the coding sequence ATGTCTAAAGTACACTCTTCTGGATTGAGCCTGCTGTTGATTTTTGGTGCCCCGATAATTAGCCTCGGACTGGGAGCAAAACCAGGACTTGCGATTACCACCTACTACGTTGCGACGAATGGCAGCGATAGCAATTCTGGAACCCAGAGCAGTCCATTTGCCACCATCACCTACGCAGCTTATAAGGCAAAGCCTGGCGACACAGTATACGTTCGAGGAGGTACCTACAGCTTTACCAAAGAACAATACATCGGCAGCATCGGCACCTCCAGTAATCCGATTCGCTATCAATCCTATCCAGGCGAGAAAGCAATTTTAGATGGAAGTAAAACGCCAAGCAACACCAACATCGTGAATCTAGCTGGCGCATACAACATCTTCAAGGGGTTTGAAGTAAAAAACTCCAAATTTACAGGCATTGTGTCCTGGGGTGGCAACAACCTCCAGATCCTCAACAACACCATTTACAACTCCTACAGAAACGGTATCTTTGTCGGTTACGACAAAGATATGACCACAGCATCAAACATCCGAATCGACGGCAATACCGTTTACTTGAATTGCCTTGCGAACAAAAGCCGTACTCTTAGCGGGGGTTGGGATCAAGGGATCGCCAGTGGCAGAGCCAGCAATATTACCATCAGCAACAACCACGTATATCAGAACTACGGCGAGGGGATCGACTTTATTCTGACTAAGGGCGGTGTAGCTTCTAAGAATAAGGTGCATGACAACTACAGCGTGAATCTGTACCTAGACAACGCCACTGACATTACGGTAGAACGAAACCACATTTACACGACCAATAACACAAACTTCTACCGAGATGGTAAACCAGCTAGTGGAATTCAGGCAGCCAATGAATACTACGATTTTTCCAACCCAGTGAATAATATTAAAATCCGCAACAACATTGTCACTGGAGGAAATACAGGTTTTGCCTATTTTTCAACTTACGGCAGAGGCGGAGGCTTGAAGAACTTTGTTATCGCCAACAATACCTTTTACAAAGCGACGCGAGCCATCCTCCTGATCCATAGCGATCCAGGACATACAAACAATCTGATTGCCAACAACATTTTCTACCAAACTGGCAGTGTCGCAATGACGGAAATTCCAGCCAAAACTGGATTGGCATTTCGGAATAACGGTTGGTATGGTGGCAGTGCGGGTATTGCTGTGGGTACCGGCGATATCACTTCCAACCCGTTGCTGGTAAATCCGGGAACTACGGTAGCAACTGACTACAAGCTGAAGCTTGGTTCACTAGCAATTGAAACGGGTACTACGCTTACTCAAGTCACAAATGATTATGCAGGATCGAGCCGACCCCTAGGGCTAAAGCATGACATTGGGGCTTACGAATTTTTCAAATAG